GTCGGGTGTGCGAGCACCAACGACGGGAGGGGGGAAGCACCGGGATCGCCGCCAGGTTGGCACGTGCCACCCACACTATACGGGGGCATTCAGGAAATCTTGAGGAGTCTTCTTGCGTTCCTGATGAAAATCCCGGCAGGGGAATGTGAATCGGTGGCGAATGAGACAGCGACGCTACTACGACAGGAGGCTCAGGTCCTATGCGACGAACTGGTTTTACCCTGATCGAGCTGTTGGTCGTCATCGCGATCATCGCCATTCTGGCGGCGATCCTGTTTCCTGTCTTCGCGAGGGCCCGTGAGAAAGCGCGGCAGTCCAGTTGTTTGTCGAACGTGAAGCAGATCACCCTTGCCGGTCTCATGTACATTCAGGACTACGACGAGCGGTTCCCGTACTATGCACGCGGCAGCTACACCGTGGATCCCTGGATCTTCTGGCCGCATCAGTGGGAGCCTTACACTAAGAACTGGCAGGTCTACGGCTGCCCGAGCAGCCCTTACGTGGGGCAGTCCATGACCTACCACGGCACTACCTACCCGCAGCGTCCCTGTTACGGGGTCACCAACGCGCTGTGGCAGACCTCCGGCGGTCTGGCCCTTGCCCAGATCAAGAAGCCGGCCGAAAAGTACATGCTGTTTGACAGCAACCACCCTGCCCTGGGCGATGCTCGCGCCATTCTTACATCAAGTGAGTGCGGCCAGTGGAGTTGCGGCAAGAACGTGGCGACTACCCAGAAGTGGCTGGTTCCCCACAATGAGGGCGTGAACATCGGCTATGTGGATGGGCATGCGAAGTGGGAATCGGCGAACGGCGTGTACAACAACGTCTCCTGGAAGCTCAGCCCCACGGTAGACTAAGCCGGGCAGCAGCCGGCAGTTTAGTTTGGGGTCCGAGACATCTTTCGGGCCCCGTTTTTCTTAGCCGCGAGGTTTCGGTGCGAGCACGCGCCGGAAGGGGTCGAAGGCAGAGCGCGTGCTGGTGGCTCCGAGCGCGAGGTACGGCAGGTATTGGGTCACCAGCCCGTCGCAGTAGTTGAAGATCACCCAGCCGTCGGTGTCCATGTTCCGGGCGATGGTGATCTGGTCCAGGAGCCGCTGAGGACCAGGGAAATCCATGTTGTCTGCGTTGACCCCGATTCCCGGGCACAGTGGCACCTGCTTTGCCACCCACTGAACCTGCCTCTGCACGTAGAGCGAGAATCGGTCATTGCTGGGCGTGTAATTCATCGGGCAGACCATGTCCACCAGCCCCCAGTCTACCCACCTCTTCCAGTCCTGCGCGAAAGCGTCTCGATGATCCTCCCAGTTCAGGAAGACGGCTGCCGAAAAGAGCAGGTCGGGCCTCGCCGCCATGACATCGTCGCCTATTTCGCGGACGAGGTCCGTGATCAGTTTGCGGCGCCAGTCCAGGAACTTCTGCCGCGTCTGGCCACTGCGCACCGCTTCCGCGAGGTTCTCCGCTCTG
This region of Armatimonadota bacterium genomic DNA includes:
- a CDS encoding DUF1559 domain-containing protein, which produces MRRTGFTLIELLVVIAIIAILAAILFPVFARAREKARQSSCLSNVKQITLAGLMYIQDYDERFPYYARGSYTVDPWIFWPHQWEPYTKNWQVYGCPSSPYVGQSMTYHGTTYPQRPCYGVTNALWQTSGGLALAQIKKPAEKYMLFDSNHPALGDARAILTSSECGQWSCGKNVATTQKWLVPHNEGVNIGYVDGHAKWESANGVYNNVSWKLSPTVD